In the genome of bacterium, one region contains:
- a CDS encoding ABC transporter ATP-binding protein has protein sequence MAEYTSEPIVSVRCVRHVYADRTEVDICGLDFEIRGGERVAILGPNGCGKTTLLKHILGMLEPVDGEVRVFGANPAREFDRLVGRIGVVLQNVDEQILGPTVFDDVAFTPRNLGVPRAEVDRRVGDVLAALEIEKLAGKVVHYVSGGEKKLVALAGALVTSPELLVLDEPLEWLDPRARDRVISYLRELNEARGTTLVFATHEVAAARELATRGYLMKAGGELGAAGPMPALLARADLGEYSLVAVREEYPV, from the coding sequence ATGGCCGAATATACCTCTGAGCCGATAGTATCGGTGCGGTGCGTCCGCCACGTCTACGCCGACCGGACCGAAGTCGACATCTGCGGCCTCGACTTCGAAATACGCGGCGGCGAACGCGTCGCCATCCTCGGCCCCAACGGCTGCGGCAAGACGACGCTCCTCAAACATATCCTGGGAATGCTCGAGCCGGTCGACGGCGAGGTGCGGGTATTCGGCGCGAACCCGGCGCGCGAGTTCGACCGGCTGGTGGGTCGCATCGGCGTCGTCCTCCAGAACGTCGACGAACAAATATTGGGCCCCACCGTCTTCGACGACGTGGCGTTCACGCCGCGGAACCTGGGCGTACCGCGCGCGGAAGTCGACCGGCGCGTGGGCGACGTTCTCGCCGCGTTGGAAATCGAGAAGCTCGCCGGTAAGGTCGTGCACTACGTCTCGGGCGGCGAGAAGAAACTGGTGGCGCTGGCCGGAGCTCTGGTGACGTCGCCGGAGCTGCTGGTACTCGACGAGCCGCTGGAGTGGCTCGACCCCCGGGCGCGCGACCGCGTGATATCCTATCTGAGGGAGCTCAACGAGGCGCGCGGGACGACGCTGGTGTTCGCGACGCACGAGGTGGCCGCCGCCCGCGAGCTCGCGACGCGCGGGTACCTAATGAAGGCCGGCGGCGAGCTGGGCGCCGCGGGGCCGATGCCGGCGCTGCTCGCCCGGGCGGACCTCGGCGAATATAGCCTGGTAGCGGTCCGGGAAGAATATCCCGTTTAA